A stretch of the Arachis stenosperma cultivar V10309 chromosome 6, arast.V10309.gnm1.PFL2, whole genome shotgun sequence genome encodes the following:
- the LOC130935682 gene encoding uncharacterized protein LOC130935682, with the protein MARTVSRASVNPAAYDQYAWVVSDIRDSPNQMGEEELTEFRQAGYLCGGTDEEANYDAFVPAAHERLYEINFQPRQVADWIWFYKAMFTQVGVRIPFSAFQMALLNRISVSPSQLHPNSWASIRCFEMVCEYLDLPVSVDVFLFFFTLTNPTKEGKHRKGFMSFRAAQGRKIFGLFEDSYHGFKDKYFKVRPAKDRHPFWLSLEGVRLIPTYWSFGAGANSFIKVVYKNMSAVDQQIAEVLNAVFGKNTVNPHLLMGDRESGRNYILDMSASVTGLPDLFQTFLGGGDEEEDNEQPAAETSTAPPEDKTTSGPEGAVGGSGISTQTAQVEVDKAVHSSPPREVVGQGGSTSAPDDDVEVVIPTPKRKRKESSSPEGVLTVMERNFDASNFIDTQLIPGTEEYFHESSLAGQARWMYRTLLRGAVIARKAEFELSGMESLRRRLEASGKANNELKGEVETLRQQLTQSSEKLDAAEKKATTAEQKTIAAEQKLTAAEKKQKESDATIERLVEREMALEGQVGAAQKRVAEVEEEKRAVEVELSTWKAKYKDVVKQGRGAILATEEALKAQVKIIAPEFDTSAIGVRKVIHDGKVVDASMK; encoded by the exons atggctcgcacggTCTCCCGGGCATCCGTTAACCCCGCGGCGTACGACCAATATGCTTGGGTCGTGTCTGATATAAGGGATTCACCCAACCAAATGGGCGAagaggagctcaccgagttccgacaagccgGGTATTTGTGTGGCGGGACTGACGAGGAGGCCAATTACGACGCCTTCGTCCCGGCTGCTCACGAGCGGTTGTATGAAATCAACTTCCAACCCCGCCAGGTcgccgactggatttggttctacaaGGCCATGTTCACTCAAGTCGGAGTTCGCATTCCATTCTCAGCCTTTCAAATGGCGCTCTTAAACCGAATTTCTGTGTCaccgtcgcagttgcatccgaacagttgggcttcgatccgctgtttcgagatggtttgtGAATATCTCGACCTGCCGGTGTCCGTAGAtgtcttcctctttttcttcaccCTCACAAACCCTACCAAGGAGGGGAAACATAGGAaagggttcatgtccttccgggCTGCTCAGGGTCGGAAGATTTTCGGCTTGTTCGAAGATTCTTACCATGGGTTTAAGGACAAGTATTTTAAGGTCCGCCCGGCCAAAGATCGTCACCCCTTTTGGTTGTCTCTGGAGGGGGTACGGCTCATCCCGACTTATTGGAGCTTCGGGGCGGGAGCCAATAGTTTTATTAAGGTGGTTTATAAAAACATGTCGGCAGTAGATCAGCAGATTGCCGAGGTGCTAAACGCAGTTTTTGGGAAGAACACGGTAAATCCCCATCTCCTTATGGGTGACCGGGAGTCCGGCCGTAACTATATTT TGGATATGTCTGCGTCCGTGACGGGTCTTCCCGACTTGTTTCAGACTTTCCTTGGCGGCGGTGATGAGGAGGAGGATAATGAGCAGCCTGCCGCTGAGACGTCTACAGCTCCTCCGGAGGACAAAACTACTTCAGGGCCGGAGGGCGCGGTTGGGGGATCCGGGATCTCGACCCAAACTGCCCAGGTCGAGGTCGACAAAGCGGTTCACTCCTCTCCTCCTCGCGAAGTGGTAGGCCAAGGGGGTTCGACGTCTGCCCCTGACGATGATGTGGAGGTGGTTATCCCCACCcctaaaagaaaaaggaaggagtCCTCTAGTCCCGAGGGGGTCCTCACCGTCATGGAGAGGAATTTTGACGCAAGCAATTTTATAGATACCCAACTGATCCCCGGCACCGAGGAGTACTTCCACGAGTCTTCCCTTGCCGGGCAagcgaggtggatgtaccgaACACTCCTGCGTGGCGCCGTGATAGCCCGGAAGGCTGAGTTTGAGCTGTCCGGGATGGAGTCCCTTCGGAGGAGGCTGGAGGCTAGTGGGAAGGCCAACAATGAATTAAAAGGTGAAGTGGAAACTCTCCGGCAGCAGTTGACTCAATCTTCGGAGAAGTTGGACGCCGCTGAAAAGAAGGCTACCACCGCTGAGCAGAAAACCATCGCCGCTGAACAAAAGTTAACAGCTGCCGAGAAGAAACAGAAAGAGTCGGACGCGACGATTGAACGTTTGGTCGAGCGTGAGATGGCTCTGGAAGGACAGGTCGGTGCGGCGCAAAAGCGGGTGGCCGAAGTTGAGGAAGAGAAGCGGGCCGTGGAGGTCGAGCTGTCAACATGGAAGGCAAAGTACAAGGACGTCGTCAAACAGGGCAGGGGTGCGATCCTGGCTACCGAGGAAGCCCTTAAAGCTCAAGTTAAAATTATTGCCCCTGAGTTCGACACGTCGGCGATTGGTGTTCGCAAGGTTATCCATGATGGCAAGGTTGTCGATGCCTCCATGAAATGA